Within Oncorhynchus nerka isolate Pitt River linkage group LG8, Oner_Uvic_2.0, whole genome shotgun sequence, the genomic segment AGTTCAACATTCACGTTCTgttaccatttctgtcaagccgtctacgCATACAGTTTGAGGCGTACTTTCGATAAATGCAACTGCCTCCtcaacgcaatgctgcaaggcaaacgcagagtttaattggaaatgaatgtaattCTGGTGTACCACAATGCAATGACGCTGTCGGTGTTCGAAGTGTAACACCTGCCGTCGTGAACAGAACTGTGGGAAAACAGTGCCAGACAGGCGGGGGGCAAACGACACTTTCTACCGGTGTCCTAGCTGTCAATAGCTAGCTACCTATCCTGCCTGCTGTGTACTTGGAGTCCTACCTAGCTAGCATCAAGTGTCTTGGCCTGCCAAACACCCGCCCTCACTGTCGTTAACAGAACTGCGGGAAAATCGTTCCCGGCAGGCAAGGGCGAAGTACACTGTCTACCACTGCTAGCTAGTCACAGGTGTTGTCGCCCAGCCTCTTCTGTGGGGTTCAGGGCATAAAATTCATGATGATCAATTTGCAGGGCTCTACAGTGTAAGCATTATTCGCGAATAAAAAGTCAAAAGGCAAGTATGAGCACGTTAGTCTGGCACTGTTTTCAAAGTATTTATGTTTTGTTTCATAGCTGCTAATTgctcaaataaatacaaatcctatGTCCCACCTTGCACAGCAACCCTTAGGGGAGCTGTGTAAGATGACTGAAGTGCTGATTCATTTTTGGAGACGCTGCGCACCGGCATAAAAGTTGGTCTAATTTACAAAGTGAGACCCTGTCGTTGTTTTTCTTGGCAATAtacattgttttgttcacaagCTCTGTTTTTCCATAGTTAGTTTGAGTCTGCTGTTTCAACTGCGCATTTACTCCCTAGTCAGATCACAGATGTGTGACAGGGCTCGAGTGGCCCCGTTACCACGGTAACCTCCCGCCCTTAAAGGGGCAGCTGAACATTTTGATTAAGACCCgggtcattttttatttttttgcagtatATCACATTACTTATTACTAATACATGTATTGTATTACAAAGCATGCTCATTTGTCTATTGGTGTAATTATGGCAGCAACAAAATATTGGCTAGTAAGAAATCTGAGTGGCTGGTAGATATTTTATCTACCTGTCACAGTGGCTGGTAGACAAAAAAGTAAAATTTAGACCCTGGTGGGGTTTATCGGCTGATTGTGTCCAATATTGACGCATTACCGCCACCTATTATACTAGTGTTCCCGCCTATGTACTGGAGTCCTAGCTTAAAAATGTATGAATAGGGGTTTCTGCAGATGAAGGAACGGCCTGAATTGCAGTCCTTTACGCTGTTATTGATCGAGTTTGGAACTCTTTTTATTATTGGTCAAACTAATTCACCGCCTGGTGacgtcaccaggcaggccaaaactccatcccaccaaaacatacaaatttcaggtggtcttttcaaacagctcttacactaaaaggacattatcattattttcacaatttcagtattattccaacctcctagtgtggaaatgtatataaaacaGGGAAATCATGTTTTTCCACTGCACAGTGCCTTTAAAACAATAACTAGCTACCAAGCTTGGGACTGTTTTCAAAAAGCAAGACCTCATGACTTACAAATAGTCATTTACTTCCAAAGTAATACTTTGACAGGTTAATAGGTAGCTGTAAGagttaaggtgtgtgtgttttttaaagatgttttatttaactaggccagtcggttaagaacaaatgtgtatttacaatgacggccgaggaacagtgggtttaactgccttgttcagggacagaaggacatatttttaccttgtcagctcggggattcgatctagcaaccttttggttactggccccaaCACTATAACcacttaggctacctgccgccccgataTGTAATGTTAGCTACCCCAAATAGCCTAGAGCGGGTGTCAGTAAGCAGTTCAGTTGTTTATTTCACATTTAGGCCATCTATAGATGTATTGTTTTCAGTCTACACTGTGTCCCTTTAGTTATAAAACCACCCTTTTGTAAGAATGTCTTAGGCAGAAATGATAATAGGTCCCTAACCTTAATTTTCAGGGTTTGCTTAAAGCTGTAACAGTCTACTTTTTGGTCGACTGAATCAGTGGAATGTTATCAAACGCATGGTTTCcattagaggtcgactgattaatcggaatggccaattttAATTAGAGcggatttcaagttttcataacaattggaaatctgtatttttggacacacaTTTGGCCGGTAAAAAAAtaataactttaaaaaaaatatatatatatatatttacacatctatttaatctttatttaactaggcaagtcagttaagaacacactcttattttcaatgacggcctaggaacggtgggttaactgccttgttcaggggcagaacgacgtaTTTtctccttgtcagctcgggggatccagtcttgcaaccttacagttaactagtccaacttgcactccatgaggagactgcctgttacgtgaatgcagtaagccaaggtaagttgctagctagcattaaatcaatcataatcactagttaactacacatggttgatgatattactagtttgtttatctagcgtgtcctgcgttgcatataatcgatgcgatgcgtatcgttgctccaatgtgtacctaaccatgaacatcaatgcctttcttaaaatcaatacatatAAGTATagatttttaaacctgcatattttgctATAAGAAATCCAGGTCTGCGTTCaatgcacgcagagtcagtgtatatgcaacagtttgggccgcctaatttgccagaattttacgtaattacgacaacattgaaggttgtgcaatgtaacaggaatatttaggctaatggatgccaccccttagataaaatacgtaacggttccgtatttcactgaaagaataaacgtcttgttttcgagatgatagtttccggatttgaccatagtaatgacctaaggctcgtatttctgtgtgttattatattataactaagtctatgatttgatagagcagtctgactgagcggtggtaggcagcagcaggctcgtacgcattcattcaaacagcactttcgtgcgttttgccagcagctcttcgttgtgcatcaagcattgcgctgtttgacttcaagcctatcaactcccgagattaagCTCGTGTAAACGATGTGAaaaggctagctagttagcggagtGTGCGCTAttagcgtttcaaatgtcactcgctctgagacttggagtggttgttccccttgctctgcatgggtaacactgcttcgagggtggctgttgtcgttgtgttcctggttcgagcccagggaggagcgaggagagggacggaagcgatactgttacactggcaatactaaagtgcctataagaacatccaatagtcaaaagttaatgaaatagtcctataattcctaactacaacctaaaacttcttgcctgggaatattgaagacccatgttaaaaggaaccaccagctttcatatgttctgagcaaggaactgaaactttagctttcttacatattgcacttttacttctccaacactttgtttttgcattatttaaaccaaattgaacgttatttatttgaggttaaattgattttattgatgtattatattaagttaaaatcagtgttcattcagtgttgttgtaattgtcattattacaaataaattgtaaaaaatgtgccgtttttaaatttttaaaaaatcggtatcggctttttttggtcctccaataatcggtatcagcgttggaaactagaggtcgaccgattatgatttttcatgTGTTAATGCCATTCCATTAGCGCTGTTGCGGCCTTTAATATGAGCCgtcttcccctcagcagcctccactgatctcTGGGCTATCCAAACCTGTGTCTGGAGAGTGACAGTCCTGTgcgttttcactccaaccctaatctagcacacctgattctaataatgaACTGAATCGGGTTAGTTATAACTGTGGTTGTAGTGAAAACCAAGAGggtgtagctctccaggaacagggttggaaaacCCTGGTGTAAACAATCTGCAGAAAGACTCAGTGTAGGTTTTATGCACTGAATACAGGCCTTGTTGTTTTTCTGGGAGATTTGGGTCTTCATTCAATCCGCATCGCTGAACTTCACATTTCAATCATGCTGTAAAAATGAAGGCAATGTTCTTGCTTTAGCGGAGACTGCGTTCCCGGTAAACACTGCATGTGTCGGCTCAATCTGAAATTACTTTTACATTTCTATCGGTGACTCTAACGCTTCAGTTTTGCAGATTGAATAGATCCCGTGGTTGTATTTCAGGCCCCCCAACTAAATAATCCTGTGTTGTGGGTATTTGCTACGAGGGCTGTGTGGAAAACCAACTTGTCCGCTAAACATCAGCAAAATAGACATCTGCACTGTGTGTGACGCAACCACAGGTTAAGATGGCATAACTGGCCTTTTTGACCACGTCTTTTTGTTTATCGAGCTTGACCAGAGGAAGAAGCAACGCGAGCTGTTTCCCTCTGCCCATAATCTGTCCAATGTGTTCCTATTGGCTTATTTTGGACCTCACCTTGTCGTTTGCCTTACTGCCTTTGGTACAACAACTCCTGTTGTTAGTGCGGCGACATGCatatctcgtcattatatacagatctctggctTGACACCGCAGTAGAATCCAAATGCAGAATCATTTAATAATCCCACGTCAGTGTGCCATAATGGTTTCTGAAAATCACCTCGCACGATGGAGTTTCAGGGGGTCTGAGACTTATTTTATCAGATCCCCTTTCCTCGAAATGTGAAGAAAACAAGCTTGAATAGTGCAATCGTATGTGACCAAGTTAATTTACCAGTAAGTGGAAATGTATGTAAGAGATATGAATGTAACAAAGTCTAGGTTATTATTTTTGAACTTTACATTTTTGGACACAGCCACacaatattaatattaatattattttTTTTGCCTTCTAATTGTAGGTAATTGTGGAAAAAGCCCCCAAAGCAAGGATAGGAGATCTGGACAAGAAGAAATACCTTGTGCCCTCTGACCTCACAGGTAGGTAACCAGTTATTATGGTTATGTGCCATCCATGTaccacctctataccactctcTTCAGAACTTTAATAGTTAAATTAATTTCTCTCTACTACAGTGGGCCAGTTCTACTTCCTCATCCGAAAACGAATCCACCTGCGGGCCGAGGACGCCCTGTTCTTCTTTGTAAACAACGTCATTCCTCCCACCTCAGCCACCATGGGCCTTCTATACCAGGTATGATTCCTCCCACCTCAGCCACCATGGGCCTTCTATACCAGGTATGATTCCTCCCACCTCAGCCACCATGGGCCTTCTATACCAGGTATGATTCCTCCCACCTCAGCCACCATGGGCCTTCTATACCAGGTATGAT encodes:
- the LOC115133616 gene encoding gamma-aminobutyric acid receptor-associated protein, encoding MKFQYKEEHPFEKRRSEGEKIRKKYPDRVPVIVEKAPKARIGDLDKKKYLVPSDLTVGQFYFLIRKRIHLRAEDALFFFVNNVIPPTSATMGLLYQEHHEEDFFLYIAYSDESVYGDSQTEV